caaagatggagagaaaagaagataggtggagaggagagtatagggacgggatagatcagcccagggaagacggacaggtcaaggagatgggaagaggtaggaaatggaggtgcggcttgaggtgggaggaagggatgggtgagaggaagaacaggttagggaagcagagacaggctgggctgattttgggatgcagtggggggaggggaagaactgggctggttttgggatgcggtgggggaaggggagattttgaagatggtgaagtccacattgataccattgggctgcagcattcccaagcagaatatgagttgctggtcctggaaccttcgggtggcatcattgtggcactgcaggaggcccatgatggacatgtcgtctaaagaatgggagggggagttaaaatggtttgcaactgggaggtgcagttgtttattgcgaactgagcggaggtgttctgcaaattgatccccaaacctctgtttggtttccccaatgtagaggaagccacaccgggtacaatggatacagtataccacattggcagatgtgcaggtgaacatctgtttaatatggaaagtcatcttggggcctgggatgggggtgagggacctctcacccacagcctccaaccttattattccccaaccccgtatggcccgtttctatctccctcccaaaatccacaaacctgcctgccctggtcgacccattgtctcagcctgttcctgccccaccgaactcacctccacctctctggagtccattttctcccctttggtccaggaactccctacctatgtccgtgacaccacccatgccctccacctcctccagaacttacaattccctggcccccaacacctcattttcaccatggatgtccagtccctctacacctgtattccacatgcggatggactcaaggccctccgctttttcctgtcccacaggcccgaccagacccctccaccgacaccctcatctgcctagccgaacccgtcttcaccctcaacaacttctctttccattgctccgacttcctacagacaaagggggtggccatgggtacccgcatgggcccaagctatgcctgcctctttgtaggttacatgaaacagtccctcttccacacctacacaggccccaaaccccacctcttcctccattacattgatgactgtatcggtgctgcctcttgctccccagaggagcttgaacagttcatccacttcaccaacaacttccaccccaacctcaagttcacctgagccatctccaacatatctctcaccttcctggacctctcagtctccatgtcagATAACCAGCtaaaaactgatgtccatttcaagcccaccgactcccacagctacctagaatacacctcctcccacccaccctcctgcaaaaattccatcccctattcccaattcctccgcctccgccgcatctgctcccaggatgaggcattccactcctgcacatcccagatgttcacattcttcaaggaccgcaactttccccccgcagtggtcgagaacgcccttgaccgcgtctcccacatttcccgcaacacatccctcacaccccaaccccgtcacaaccgccccaagaggatccccctcgttctcacacaccaccccaccaacttccggatacaatgcatcatattttgacacttccgccatctacaatccgaccccaccacccaagacatttttccatccccacccttgtcttccttctggagagaccactctctccgtgactcccttgtccgctccacactcccctccaaccccaccacacccggcaccttcccctgcaacggcaggaagtgctacacttgcccccacacttcctccctcacccctatcccaggccccaagatgactttccatattaagcagaggttcacctgcacatctgccaatgtggtatactgtatccattgtacccggtgtggcttcctctacattggggaaaccaagtggaggcttggggacagctttgcagaacaccttggttcggttcgcaacaaacaactgcacctcccagtcgcgaaccatttgaactccccctcccattctttagacgacatgaacatcatgggcctcctgcagtgccacaatgatgccacccgaaggttgcaggaacagcaactcatattctgcttgggaactctgcagcccaatggtatcaatgtggacttcaccagcttcaaaatctccccttcccccaccgcatcccgaaaccagcccagttcatcccttcccctcactgtatcacacaaccagcgcagctcatcccctcccccccagtgcatcccaaaaccagcccagcctgtctctgcctccctcaccacctatactgtcctctccaccaatctgcctttctctccatcttcgctccgcctccccttctctccctatttcttccagaaccctctccccatccccctctctgatggagggtctaggcccaaaacgtcagcttttgtgctcctgaaatgttgcttggcctgctgtgttcttccagcttcacactttattatcttggatcctccagcatctgcagttcccattatctctggggatAGATGTAGGCCTTTAGTCCgttccatcagccatgattgaatggcagaacagactcaatgggccgaatggcctaatttctgctcctatgccttatcaTTCAAAATAACTActaatctgtttctgtttcaaatttcataTTTTATATTTCCATTGTTTCTGGATAACATTTCATTCTGTTGCCTTAGAAGTATTCCAAGATCCAGCTACCCGTGCCTTTTGAGGGAGTGTTCCAAAGTCATTGGACTTTCAGAAAATAATTTCTGATCATCTCAATCGTAAATGGGTGGCTCAAACTTTTATAATAGTGGGCACCTAGTCCTGGGCTCACCTGTGAGAGAAAATAtcatttccacatctaccctgtcaagattATTTAGGATCTTACACAGTGCAAACAGTTCACACCTCAAATCCTCTCTCACACTTCTTTCAAATCCAGTGAAATTAAGATGCCCAGTGGGCAGCCTGGagctggttcagtggttagcacttctgcttcACGACGCTAGAGATATGGGTTCAAAAatgccctcaggtgactgtatgtgtggagtttacacattctccatgtctgtgtgggtttcctccctcagtccaaagatgtgcaggttaggtagatttgTCATGCCAAATTACCCATTGTGTGTAAAGGGTTAGGCAGGAGAAATACAGGATTACAATGatggagtgggatgctcttcagagggttggcatagagttagaatcatagaatccctacagtgtgaaaacaggccctttgtcctaacaagcccacaccgaacctcagagaatcccacccagacctgtccccctataacccccctaatcgacacatccctgaacgctatgggcaatttagcatggccaatccacctaacctgcacatctatggacttaatgggctgaatggcctgcttctacactggggattctatgcccatttcttttttcttttacgATAACTCACTCATCTCAAGTATCAACCTAGTAAAttttctctgaactacctccaaaatcatttatattctcccataaataaagagaccaaaactaaaTGTAGCATTTAAGATGTtatctcaccaatgtcttgcaaACCAAAACATCCTTTTATGGTGTTCATTTCCTCCCATAATAAAGGAGATATTCATGACGGTCAAGATTATGGTCATATATTAAAACTAAGGCCCAATTATGTTATCAAAAAGGTCTAGAGCTGAATgggcatagcaggccaagcagcatcagaggagcaggaaagctcgagacctagacccttctcacAAAATTTttttcccacccaccttcctgcaaaaattccatcccctattcccaattgcttcgcctctgccacacctgctcccaggatgaggcattccactcccgtacatctcagatgttctcatttttcaaggactgcaacctcccaCTCTCAGTGgtcgaggacgcccttgaccatgtctcccgcatttcccacaactcatccctcacatcctgctcCCTCAACAACCgccaaaaaaaatcctcctcgttctcacacaccaccccaccaacctccggatacaacgcatcatcctccgacacttccgccatctacaatccaaacccaccactaaagacatttttccatccctactcttgtctgctttctggaaggaccactctctccgtgcctccttgtctgctccacactcccctccaaacccatcaCACTTgacacttctccctgcaaccgcaggaagtactacacttgcccccacaactccaccccacccccatcccaggctccaagaagactttttacatcaagcagatgttcacctgcacatccaccaatgtggtatactgcgtctgctgttcccgttgtggcctcctctacttcagggaaaccaagtggaggcttggcgaccgctttgcagaacacctacgcttggttcgccataaacaactgcacctcccagtcgtgaaccatttcatctccccctcccattccttagacgacatgtccatcctgggcctcctgcagtgccacaatgatgccacccaaaggttgcaggaacagcaactcatattccgcttgggaatcttGCAGtctaatagtatcaatgtggatttcaaaagcttcaaaatcttccctccccccactgcatcccaaaaccagcccagctcaacccgcctccctagcctgttcttcctctcacctatcccctcctcccacctcaagccacaccatttcctaccttctaacctcatcccgcccccttgacctatcatatccccacctccactcacgtctactggctccatcccacccctttaacttgttaGCCTCCTCACCACCTATTTTCAACTCtaaccatctttgatccgcctccccctctctcactatttatttcagaaccctcttccccccttccccttttctgatgaagagtctgtgttcgtccacctccacactttgttatttgggaTGTCCTAAGGTTGTGTCGGGGCTATATAAATCTACTGGGATCAGAGCATCTGTGTGCTGTTACCTCTCAATTATCATGCAATACACCTTTGAAAACGCATGCTCATATCATCACAACATCAATCTGTGTGACCTAATGGTGTAAAAGGACTAGGGCCACTTGCAGTATGACACACTGTCAGAGGTCTGCCCCAGTTTGTAACTGAATTGCTTAGTATTAGTCCAGACATTACCTGTGATTGCAACATATATGTAAATACTAGATGTTGTATTAGACACTTGTTATCTCTGGCATCAAATCACAGTTACCACATCATTACAATGACAGAGGTTACATTGAACTTTAAACTGGTCTTTAGTTTTCTGCTGGAGGGGTAGTGGTGTTGATTAGGGAATGTTGAGTACTTATGTTTGTTCAAGGAGCAGTAcgcagatccaggattttgaaacTTGCATATATGAATCCTTCATCCGTGCAGGAGGAGCTGGACATGTTAACTTTAGTGGACTACCAAGGGAATACTGTACAGGTAAGAACTTTTCTTCCGAGCGCTCTCGTAAAACCatcacagatttccttcctacCTCCCCTGTCCAGTCAGTAAGAATGGCTAGGGGTTAGTATTTTGGCAGACTAGCACAAAATGAGCTCAAATTCTACAAACGCAGAATGATGTCGCAGGAAGCGAGAGCTggctttttaaaatctaaaaaattTGTCCCATTCCTTGATGTCTTCACATAATTCTGCAATTGTTTATTACTTCAATATATCCAATTGCCctgaccaaaaaaaaacagatctcATTGCACCTCTGATTCTTTTGTGAATTATTATATATGGTGTCCCCTAGTTACTGACCTTTCTGGCTCTGGAAGCAACCTGTCCTCATTTTCTTTATCTAAGACCTTCATAAACTTTGAACACCATTGTTCAAAGTCCTCGTAATCATTGTTCTACTATCACAAGAACAGACCCAACTTGCCTTTTTCATCCCTATGGCAAAACTTGCTTAGCTTCAACCTATTGTTGTTTCCATAAGCAACATATTATACCCGCTGATGTAAAAGTACTAACCAAGACTGTgatcagagtttttttttatttggcaAAGAAATAAGTATTCTTTGTAATAAATCATAAGCTATAATAAGCTCAGATTAAAAATACAATTTAGTGATCAGGTAAAGAAGAATCTGCTCATTATAAACAGCTTGAATAATCCTAACTGgtggtttttaaaacaaagaattatTGCAATAATTTACATCAATACTGGATTACACTTCCAAAAAAAATACTATACTTCAATAAATACTGCCAGAACATTTGAATGGACTTACAAGTTTCAacattcaaaaaaaaagaaattgtaaGACGTTCTACagtttttgaaaacatttcataATTTAAGTTTACAATATCTAATACAGAGAAGCTTTTGCCAGCCGTTATATACCACCCTAAAGCATCATGATGCACAAAAGCACTGTTTAGTGAGGAAACCAATTGTTCAATGGTGTTTGATGGAGTAACCTTACTTTGTGATGATGGACAAAGTGCAACTAAGCGCCCATTATATGTTCGATATTATTTGGGACAATATTTTCTCCACCTCATGTCCTTATCAATACAGCATCCTTGAAAGAATGAAGAACATTTGTTATTTTGCTTGCTGTGATGTTTTCCTTTCTAACCCTCCCCCACCCAACAAGCTCTTGTGACTTTTTCTGGTATGTGGCCCTCTCAAGTCTTTTGACTCAGCATCTCTAAGACTTCCAAGGATTCAAAAGATTATCATTCTGTCAAACTCTGATGACAGCATCTACATCCATCTCATTCTGCTTGCTGAACCCCAGGGTCCCACTCAAAAAAGGTGGAGGATATCTTTTCAAAAGGCTATTTGAGACACATTGGTATGTAAATGATGCTGCGCCCTGCTTGCGGTCTTTTCCTTTTCTGTCAAAAAAGCCTTTCATTCCACATTATAATTTTGTCTGACTGTGTCCATCTGCTCGCCAAATCTCACCATCCTCACATCACAGTGCAACTTCGAGCCTTGTCCTTTCGTAAATCTGGGGACACTGTGGACAGTTCTGGCCTACTGGGCACATGTGAAATCCTTTTTGTGGCTCGTTTTGATTGGTTACGTTTGACGTTTTTGTTTGGCTTGTTTACACAAGCCAGTGTTGCCACGTGAAAAATGTCCCTTACACTGTTCTCAGACGACAACGAAGAGCATTCTATATATGTTGCTGCTCCAATCTGCTTGGCCATGCTTGAACCCTGAAAAGGCAACAAATTGTCATTTAATAACGTATCATCAAGCAGTACATTGGACATCATTCCATTTAAAATTACAATCTTAGTGGAATCTTGGATAATCAATATAGTAGGTTGGCAATGAACCTTTTCAGTAGAAGCATATTTGTTAAAAATATATATAGTGTACAGTCAATTTATTGCTGCAGCTTTTAGATGAGATAATCATTTGATGACAGGAGGTCTGTTGTCTATTTTTGAGGGGAGAGGTGATAGCAGCTGATTTCAAGCATAGGGAGGTAGTACGAGAATAGAATACAATTAGTGACATCAGCTAACATAGGAGCCAGGAGAGTGAGGTTACTATGGTTATAACCTTGCTGTAGTTCTGCAAAGTAATGTTTCATTATACCTGAATACATGTACATATTTAAGTATCTGCACAACATATAGAACTCTAAAATCAACAATGGAAAACAATAATACAGCAGGATGCATTGTTTATATAACCACCAAGGGATGCTCCATTGCAAAATGATTGTGCGTTATAACTGATGTTGCTGTTTGATATTCCTCATTCATAAATCAGCTCTTTGGAGGTCAATTCACGAACCCTAGTCAGTCATGGGCGTGATTTATCACTTCAAACATTATGAATAGGCTGTTGTGAGGATTTTCAGCTGACTATTATGCAGATAAGTTACTGCTGGTCAATTCACAGAATGACTGAGCTATAACTTTATCAGGAAAAGGCTTATTTAATCTTATTtaatcccagctcttcccctccagccactgcatcccaacccagctcttcccctccagccactgcatcccaaaaccagcccagcctgtctctgcctccctagccagttcttcctctcacccatcccttcctcccaccccaagctgcacctccatctcctacctactaaccttatcccacctccttgacctgtccgtcttccctggactgacctatcccctccctacctatacaaccctcaccccatccccctctctgatgaagggtctaggcctgaaacgtcagcttttgtgctcctgaaatgctgctgggtctgctgtgttcatccagcctcacattttattatctttaatctGCACACTGGGTCTTAGTCTTTATGGTGGTAATCACATTACACATGCACTTCATGATCACAAAACACACAAAGGGGCAAAAAAAAGAAGTGGCAGCCATAGGTAGTGTTTATATAGTTATGGCCTCTGTCATGTGCAACTTTGGCAGATAGCAGGGTTAGAGGTGGAATGGTAGACAACTAAAGTAGTACTTCAATTTACTTACAATACCATGATCAGTTTTGGGAGTGGCAGTGGCATTAACACTGCTAACAACACCAGAGCTACAATTAAATTATAGCAATTAAATTACGTACAATTTCATTAGCTATTTGCTGTTTAAAATTTCTGTTGAATGCAACAAAGATGCTGGGATCATCATGCTGTCAAATGCAAGCTTAAAAATGAGAAGCACACCATTTTAAAGCAGCACAATTGACTTTCAATgaaactttaaaattaaaaaaaatacttacTTGATCATAGGACACAGGATTCTGTCGGTGATTGGACAGTTCCACTAATGTTGTCAGGTCTGTCCGCAGATCAGATTTGCACCCAACTAACAAGGTTTTTGTATTTGGGCAGAATTCCTGGATCTCACCTTTCCACTGGAAAGACAGGAAATATGTTAATGAAGCTCAGGTGAAACTAAAGTCCAGTTCTTTTCAAAGTCACTGCTTGAGGTTGTTGTATGCACTTCAGCAAAGCATTAAACAAAGAGCTATTCAGCATTATTTAACAAGTGAAGGCAACAGACAGCATGTTAATACTGAGgaataatactccaagtgcattAAAAAAGTAGTTAATTGTAGATGATATCAAAGTTTGGCTCAGTGTTTATGACAATAATACAACAATGAGCTTTTGTGCCTTAAATCACTCGAACAGACACAGCTACACTGCAGGCCTGAATACCAAAAAGGGCCTTGTGGTCATGTCAAGTGATGTCAACTTGTATTGAATTGTTTACCACAAATTGTGAACAatgcacagctggatgaacaaatGAACTTCATGACATTTATCATGTTTAAATTGCTTGCTAATTACCAAAAGATAATTGTCATACAAGTTACAATCTATCACTCTTTGCTGTCGTCGTCATTGCTAATGAAATTGGACTCCACAAAGTGTACAATTCAAAGCTACGCATTTGTTTTAATCAATAATGTGTTTGAATAGTCCTTTCCAATTAGGAAAATTTCATAAGGAACTCCATAGGAATGGACTAACAGATCCAAAAATGGACATAAAACCAAGCGCGTATTCGGTGAATAAAAAGGTTGATCAAAGAATTCAAAATGAGCATCttaaaaaaagacagacagaaaaagaaagaggCTAATAGACAGAACTTAAAAGCCTAAAACCAAGAAGAGTAAAGGCATATTTCCCCCCAGTGATGAGATAAAAGCACTGGGGGCTGCACAGGACAACAAGACATGTAATCTGTGGATTGGAGGAGAGGACTAGAAATGTTGGTGTGAAGTTCAAGGCTTTTAGAACTGAAGAAAGGAAGGGCCATGACAATGGATTGCTTTCAACAAGAGGATTTTAAAAGCAAGGCAATGACATCTATTTATCAATGCAAATTTATGACCTGAGGGCAACGATCATGGACTGGGATATTTGGAGATACAGGCAAAAGATTTTTGTCTGCATTCAGGTTTACAGAGTGGAAATTGGGAAAGCATCAAAATAGTTGAATCTGGTGGCAACAGATCAGGTTTTAACGTAAGGGAAACTGAATTGGTGTAGATGAGATGTAGCACAGGATCTGTTTGGTGGGCAGGATATGGTACTCAGAACCTCTACGCAGGGCTGAATAAGATAGTTATATTGCAAAGTTTGGTTCAGCCTGTGACACTGactttgaaagagaaaagaataagagtagagacaaccctggtaattatagacctgtgagccttacttcagatgttggtaaagtgttggaaaaggttataaaagAGAGagcatttataatcatctaggagagaataatttgattagggatagtcagcacagttttgggaagggtaggtcgtgcctcacaaaccttgagttctttgagaaggtgaccaaacaggtagatgagcgtaaaccggttgatgtggtgcatatggatttcagcaaggcgttcgataagattccccacaataggctattgtacaaaatgcagaggaatgggattgtaggagatatagcagtttggatcagaaattggcttgctgaaagaagacagagggtggtggttgacgggaaatgttcatcatggagaccagttactagtggtgtaccgtaagggtcggtgttgggtccactgctgtttgtcatttttataaatgacctggatgagggcgtagaaggatgtgttagtaaatttgcagatgacaccaaggttggtggagttgtggatagtgaagaaggatgttgtaggttagagagacatagataagctgcagagctgggctgagaggcggcaaatggagtttaatgcagacaagtgtgaggtgatgcactttggtaggagtaactggaatgcaaagtactgggctaatggcaagattcttggtagtgtagatgagcagagtgatctgtgtccatgtacacagatccttgaaagttgccacccaggttgacagggctgttaagaaggcgtacagtgttttagcttttattaatagagggattgagttccggaaccaagaggttatgctgcagctgtgcaaaactctggtgcggccacacttggagtattgcgtacagttctggtcattgcactaaaaggaggatgtggaagctttggaaagggtgcagaggagatttactaggatgttgcctggtatggtgggaaggtcttatgagcaaaagctggagggactggaggctgttttcgttcgagagaagaaggttgagaggtgacttaattgaaacatataaaatactcagagggttagatagggtggatagggagagccattttcctaggatggtgacggcgagcacaagggggcatagctttaaattgaggagtgaaagatgtaggacagatgtcagaggtagtttctttactcagagtaataagggaatggaacggtttgcctgcaacggtagtagattcgccaactttaagtacatttaagtcgtcattggacaagcatatggatgtacatggaatggtgtaggttggatgggcttcagatcggtatgacaggtcagcacaacatcgaagggtgaagggcctgtactgtgctgtaatgttctatgttctaagatcacACTAAGTGCAAAAAATGAAAATATCAGTATTAAGTCAATGTTAATAAAATGGCCCCCATAAGATCAGAACTCCATGTTCTACAAGTGGGTTTTGACAATTTCAATTCAGAGTTGTATCTAATAGATAGGCTACATTTTAATCCATTGCGCCAGTGACTTCTCAATGGCAAGGTGGTCGCAGCAGCAAGTTTGAAACAAAAGCACCGAGTTGTGCAAGTCCTAAATGCACTAGTTGTACCTCCAAATGATGGGTACATTGGTGTTATATTACTGAAGATATTATTTCAACTAAGCGACAGGTGAACAAGTTAAGGCAATGTAACAGGAACCTGGCTCAACCCCTCAACTTGCTCAGGCTATTGAATGTGCGGacgacaaagtgtgaagctggattatctctgaatgtgcagatgatcttagataatgggaactgcagatgctggtgaatctgagataacaaagcgtcgagctggatgaacacagcaggccaagcagcagcttaggagcacagaGGCTGACATTTCGTCCCTAGaaccttcatcaaaaaagggggttggggagagggttctgacttgtctgtctcctctccacctatcttctcctctctccatcttcggtccgtctcctcctctctccctatttatttcagaaccctctccctgtcccccttttctgatgaagggtctaggcccgaaccatcagcttttgtgcttctaaggtGCTGcgtggcctgcggtgttcatccagcctgacactTTTTGTTATGCTGATGATCTTAGTTGGGCTGCTGGTTGCCCGCAGAGAGCAAGTTAGAAACAGAACATGTGATTTTTATCTGGAGGCAGACTACATGAAGTGAAATTGTGTTGCC
The window above is part of the Stegostoma tigrinum isolate sSteTig4 chromosome 7, sSteTig4.hap1, whole genome shotgun sequence genome. Proteins encoded here:
- the rnd3b gene encoding rho family GTPase 3b; this translates as MKERRPSQKLAKNAMDNQTVKCKIVVVGDSQCGKTALLHVFAKDCFPESYVPTVFENYTASFEIETQRIELSLWDTSGSPYYDNVRPLSYPDSDAVLICFDISRPETLDSVLKKWKGEIQEFCPNTKTLLVGCKSDLRTDLTTLVELSNHRQNPVSYDQGSSMAKQIGAATYIECSSLSSENSVRDIFHVATLACVNKPNKNVKRNQSKRATKRISHVPSRPELSTVSPDLRKDKARSCTVM